In Pseudomonas fluorescens, one genomic interval encodes:
- a CDS encoding glutathione S-transferase — MNTLYSFRRCPYAMRARMALRYSGVPVEIVEVSLKAKPAEMLAISPKGTVPVLDAEGRVIDESLEIMRWALAQHDPDDWLLGGDSRIAGLIEANDQGFKVHLNRYKYAERYPEQPMEVYRAEGALFLQQLDELLEGRDYLLSDHPCLADIALLPFVRQFAHVDREWFAQTPYVRLQAWLQRLLESDLFTSIMKK; from the coding sequence ATGAACACGCTGTATTCGTTCCGCCGCTGCCCTTACGCGATGCGCGCGCGAATGGCTCTGCGTTATTCGGGCGTACCGGTGGAGATCGTCGAAGTCAGCCTCAAGGCCAAACCGGCCGAGATGCTGGCGATCTCGCCCAAAGGCACGGTGCCGGTGCTGGATGCGGAGGGTCGGGTGATCGATGAGAGCCTGGAGATCATGCGCTGGGCGTTGGCGCAGCATGATCCGGACGATTGGCTGCTCGGCGGGGATTCACGGATTGCCGGGTTGATCGAGGCTAATGATCAAGGGTTCAAGGTGCATTTGAACCGCTACAAATACGCCGAGCGCTATCCCGAGCAGCCGATGGAGGTTTATCGGGCTGAGGGGGCGTTGTTTTTGCAGCAGTTGGATGAGTTGCTTGAAGGTCGGGATTATTTGCTGAGTGATCATCCGTGTCTCGCGGATATCGCGTTGCTGCCGTTCGTTCGGCAGTTTGCGCATGTTGATCGCGAGTGGTTTGCGCAGACGCCTTATGTGCGGTTGCAGGCGTGGTTGCAGCGCTTGCTCGAATCCGACCTCTTCACCTCGATCATGAAGAAATAA